The following are encoded together in the Flavobacterium sp. TR2 genome:
- a CDS encoding DUF502 domain-containing protein, whose product MKSIFKIIKATFLGGILFLAPLVVLLIILEKGYGIIQKITLPFANHLPRIHVLGIALQELVGIIIIILICFLAGLLAKSAQAKRLIQRLEDGILSFVPGYSFMKNMNENIMGLESKEDLKVILVPTDAGLQFAFLIEEINENKFAVFIPDAPNPWSGSVVFVEKKDITDVDISQKQALACIRKLGFGSKILLKNKL is encoded by the coding sequence ATGAAAAGTATTTTTAAAATAATTAAAGCAACTTTTTTAGGAGGAATTCTCTTTTTAGCACCATTGGTGGTATTGCTTATCATTCTGGAGAAAGGATATGGCATTATCCAAAAGATTACGCTTCCGTTTGCAAATCATCTTCCTAGAATTCATGTTTTAGGAATTGCGCTTCAAGAACTTGTTGGAATAATAATCATAATTCTCATCTGCTTTCTCGCAGGTTTATTGGCCAAATCTGCTCAAGCTAAAAGACTTATTCAGAGATTAGAAGATGGAATTTTGAGTTTTGTCCCGGGATATTCATTTATGAAAAACATGAATGAAAATATTATGGGTCTTGAATCTAAAGAGGATTTAAAAGTAATCTTGGTTCCAACAGATGCTGGATTGCAATTTGCTTTTTTAATTGAAGAGATAAACGAAAACAAGTTTGCTGTTTTCATCCCAGATGCCCCAAATCCTTGGAGCGGTTCTGTAGTTTTTGTTGAAAAGAAAGACATTACAGATGTTGATATTTCTCAAAAACAGGCTTTGGCCTGCATTAGAAAATTAGGATTCGGTTCTAAAATTTTATTAAAAAACAAACTTTAA
- a CDS encoding geranylgeranylglycerol-phosphate geranylgeranyltransferase, with protein sequence MLSRQNKLLIMKIVSLFSVVRGYNIPIIVLAQYLSAIFILAPEIRALDILLDFYLFLIVFASAITIASGYIINNFYDSQKDLINRPNKSMLDRLVSQKTKLNVYFSLNFLAVLMASIVSWRAFLFFSVYIFLIWFYSHKIKKYPIIGNLMSALLAVTPFFAILLYFYNKISFEEIENHMSHFVVISAHAVFLFLLLLIREMIKDLENLKGDLVTDYRTIPVLYGEKISKQIITALTILTILPVYVLVNIYDVGYMDIYFYICFGILLFFLIYLWKSNSKEQFLRLHNVLKFLIVSGVFCIVLINPSVLWHGKELISNY encoded by the coding sequence ATGCTAAGCAGACAAAATAAACTTTTAATAATGAAAATTGTTAGTTTGTTCTCTGTGGTTAGAGGTTATAACATTCCAATAATAGTTTTAGCGCAATATTTATCGGCAATTTTTATTTTGGCGCCAGAAATTCGAGCGCTGGATATTCTTCTAGATTTTTATCTGTTTCTGATTGTTTTTGCTTCGGCTATTACAATTGCATCAGGCTATATTATCAATAATTTTTACGACAGCCAGAAAGACTTAATAAATAGACCTAACAAATCGATGCTGGATCGTTTGGTGAGCCAGAAAACAAAACTGAATGTTTATTTCAGCTTAAACTTTCTTGCGGTTTTAATGGCTTCTATAGTCTCTTGGCGCGCTTTTTTATTCTTTTCTGTGTACATCTTCCTGATTTGGTTTTACTCGCATAAAATTAAAAAGTATCCAATTATTGGCAATCTGATGTCGGCATTGCTTGCTGTAACTCCATTTTTTGCCATTTTGCTGTATTTCTACAATAAAATTTCTTTTGAAGAAATCGAAAATCATATGAGCCATTTTGTGGTGATTTCTGCTCATGCAGTTTTCTTATTTTTACTTTTACTAATTCGTGAAATGATTAAAGATTTAGAAAATCTGAAAGGCGATTTGGTGACAGATTACAGAACAATCCCTGTTTTGTATGGCGAAAAGATCTCGAAACAAATCATTACAGCTTTGACTATTTTGACCATTTTGCCTGTTTACGTCTTGGTCAATATTTATGATGTTGGCTATATGGACATCTATTTTTATATCTGTTTTGGCATTTTACTTTTTTTCTTGATTTATTTATGGAAATCAAATTCTAAAGAGCAGTTTTTAAGACTTCATAATGTTTTAAAATTCCTGATTGTTTCTGGTGTTTTCTGCATTGTTCTGATTAATCCTAGTGTTTTATGGCACGGAAAGGAATTGATTTCTAATTATTAA
- a CDS encoding type II toxin-antitoxin system RelE/ParE family toxin encodes MKRTIVFSKNAEKSLVELFEYLENQWSEGIKNKFISNLDEVIYLIQIEPEIFPKSN; translated from the coding sequence ATGAAAAGAACAATAGTCTTTTCAAAAAATGCCGAAAAAAGTTTAGTTGAACTATTTGAATATTTAGAAAATCAGTGGTCTGAAGGAATAAAAAATAAATTCATATCAAATCTCGATGAAGTAATTTATTTAATACAAATTGAACCTGAAATTTTCCCTAAATCGAATTAA
- a CDS encoding TspO/MBR family protein, giving the protein MNKFVKIAIALVICLTVGYSAGVVTKPSIETWYVTLEKPVFNPPNWIFMPVWTVLYILMAVAAALVWDKIKVETEEVKKALLFFIIQLILNSIWSYLFFGLKNPMLALIEIILLWLMIYETYLKFIKINKTAGYLLIPYLAWVGFATVLNASIWWLNK; this is encoded by the coding sequence ATGAATAAGTTCGTAAAAATCGCAATAGCTTTAGTAATTTGTTTAACAGTAGGATATTCTGCAGGAGTGGTTACAAAACCAAGCATTGAAACTTGGTATGTAACGCTAGAAAAACCAGTTTTTAATCCACCCAATTGGATTTTTATGCCAGTTTGGACAGTGCTTTATATTTTAATGGCTGTTGCAGCAGCTTTGGTTTGGGACAAAATTAAAGTAGAGACCGAAGAAGTTAAAAAGGCATTGCTTTTCTTTATTATTCAACTGATTTTAAATTCAATTTGGTCGTATTTATTCTTCGGATTAAAAAATCCGATGTTGGCTTTAATCGAAATTATCCTTTTATGGCTGATGATTTATGAAACGTATTTGAAATTCATCAAAATCAATAAAACGGCAGGTTATTTATTAATTCCATATTTAGCTTGGGTTGGGTTTGCAACAGTTTTAAACGCTAGTATTTGGTGGTTGAATAAGTAG
- a CDS encoding diphosphomevalonate/mevalonate 3,5-bisphosphate decarboxylase family protein, whose amino-acid sequence MFTAADFIPNPYTSTIENGNFEWSAPSNIALVKYWGKKNNQIPANPSVSFTLNNCKTITKLAFSKKENQENFSFDLLFEGKPKEDFKPKIQKFLERVEVYLPFLKNYHFTIDTQNTFPHSSGIASSASGMAALAMNFMSLEKILNPEMTEDYFYQKASFLARLGSGSACRSVKGNVVVWGNQANIEGSTDLFGVEFPYTIHENFKNYQDTILLVDKGEKQVSSTVGHDLMHNHPYAERRFAQAHENLDKLIAIFESGNLEEFIKVVESEALTLHAMMMTSMPYFILMKPNTLQIINAIWKFRNETQIPVCFTLDAGANVHILYPENVSEKVLQFIQDELVVFCQNRQYICDKIGSGAIAL is encoded by the coding sequence ATGTTTACAGCTGCCGATTTTATACCAAATCCATATACTTCAACGATCGAAAACGGAAACTTTGAGTGGAGTGCTCCAAGTAACATTGCCTTAGTGAAATACTGGGGAAAAAAAAACAACCAGATTCCGGCAAATCCTTCTGTTAGTTTTACTTTAAACAATTGTAAAACAATCACAAAACTTGCCTTCTCTAAAAAAGAGAATCAAGAAAATTTTTCTTTTGATCTCCTTTTTGAAGGAAAGCCAAAAGAAGATTTTAAGCCAAAAATTCAGAAGTTTTTGGAAAGAGTTGAAGTTTATCTGCCATTTTTAAAGAATTATCATTTTACAATTGATACTCAGAACACGTTTCCGCACAGTTCGGGAATTGCTTCTTCGGCTTCTGGAATGGCGGCTTTGGCTATGAATTTCATGAGTTTGGAAAAAATCCTAAATCCAGAAATGACAGAGGATTATTTCTATCAAAAAGCTTCATTCTTGGCTCGTTTAGGTTCAGGAAGCGCTTGCCGAAGCGTAAAAGGAAATGTAGTCGTTTGGGGAAATCAGGCTAATATTGAAGGAAGCACTGACTTGTTTGGAGTAGAATTTCCATACACTATTCACGAAAACTTCAAGAATTATCAAGATACCATTTTATTGGTTGACAAAGGCGAAAAGCAGGTTTCGAGTACCGTTGGGCACGATTTAATGCACAATCATCCGTACGCAGAAAGACGTTTTGCTCAGGCGCATGAAAACCTGGATAAATTAATCGCCATTTTTGAGAGCGGAAATTTAGAAGAATTCATCAAAGTTGTAGAAAGCGAAGCATTAACTCTTCACGCTATGATGATGACCTCAATGCCCTATTTTATTTTGATGAAGCCAAACACATTGCAAATCATAAATGCGATATGGAAATTCAGAAATGAAACACAAATACCAGTATGTTTTACACTTGACGCTGGCGCCAATGTGCATATATTGTATCCAGAAAATGTTAGCGAAAAAGTACTTCAATTTATTCAGGACGAATTAGTTGTATTTTGTCAGAATCGTCAGTACATTTGCGACAAAATTGGAAGCGGTGCAATTGCATTATAA
- a CDS encoding mevalonate kinase, with protein sequence MKGPLFYSKILLFGEYGIIRDSKGLSIPYNFYNGALKKSEEPTEEAIASNRSLRSFASYLEVLHTQQPELVTFDLETLKNDVETGMYFDSSIPQGYGVGSSGALVAAIYDKYATNKITVLENLTREKLLHLKNIFSQMESFFHGKSSGLDPLNSYLSIPILINSKDNIEATGIPTQSFDGKGAVFLLDSGIVGETAPMVSIFMENLKDKGFRAMLKNQFVKYTDACVENFLHGDMKSLFTNTKKLSKVVLNHFKPMIPEQFHGIWQHGIDSNDYYLKLCGSGGGGYILGFTEDLERAKAALKDYKLEVVYQF encoded by the coding sequence ATGAAAGGACCACTATTTTACTCAAAAATATTACTCTTTGGAGAATACGGAATTATCCGCGACTCTAAAGGACTTTCTATTCCATATAATTTTTACAATGGCGCTTTGAAAAAAAGCGAAGAACCAACAGAAGAGGCAATTGCTTCTAACAGAAGCCTAAGAAGTTTTGCCTCTTATCTTGAAGTCTTGCACACGCAACAGCCAGAATTGGTTACTTTTGATTTAGAGACGCTTAAGAATGATGTTGAAACTGGAATGTATTTCGATTCTAGCATTCCGCAGGGATACGGCGTTGGAAGCAGCGGTGCGCTTGTTGCAGCCATTTATGATAAATACGCTACAAACAAAATCACTGTTCTAGAGAATCTGACTCGCGAAAAATTATTACACTTAAAAAATATATTTTCTCAAATGGAAAGCTTTTTTCACGGAAAAAGCTCTGGTTTAGACCCTCTAAATAGCTATTTAAGCATTCCAATCCTGATTAATTCAAAAGATAATATTGAAGCAACTGGAATTCCGACACAAAGTTTTGACGGAAAAGGTGCTGTATTTTTGTTAGACTCAGGAATTGTTGGGGAAACAGCTCCAATGGTTAGCATTTTTATGGAAAACCTAAAAGATAAAGGTTTCCGCGCTATGCTTAAAAATCAGTTTGTAAAATATACAGATGCCTGCGTAGAAAACTTCTTGCATGGCGATATGAAATCTTTGTTTACCAATACCAAAAAACTTTCTAAAGTTGTTCTGAATCATTTCAAACCAATGATTCCAGAGCAGTTTCACGGAATCTGGCAGCACGGAATTGACTCTAACGACTATTATCTAAAACTATGCGGTTCTGGAGGTGGCGGTTATATCCTTGGATTTACTGAAGATTTGGAACGTGCAAAAGCAGCTTTAAAAGACTATAAATTAGAAGTTGTTTACCAATTTTAA